A genomic stretch from Solenopsis invicta isolate M01_SB chromosome 15, UNIL_Sinv_3.0, whole genome shotgun sequence includes:
- the LOC105193087 gene encoding LMBR1 domain-containing protein 2 homolog: MALGLFLIEIIFAFLLAGTLLFKYGNVFRHHIAVTISVLIAWYFSLLIIFILPLDVSSTVFRQCVEQNIHNSTKDINDTTSVPFTTCKEPRPYVPDNVFPNLWRIVYWTSQCLTWLILPLMQSYIKAGDFTVRGKLKSALIDNAIYYGSYLFICGILLIYIALKPGLDLDGQKLKAIASSASNTWGLFLLVLLLGYALVEVPRGLWNSSKPGYTLNYSYFKVAKLSLDKCEAEETVDDILESLQIATISIGPGHPFHYNLETIFQKIPAELKDRMNRRQLPDDTPTDTPTEKSLIRLHRQTIKALQTLQRIETQWGILVDKIFDLEDVAKNQISHDKRFKQSFPVHRPLPFRIIYNPVVEWYWKCIVKNYVLKVAAICAGCLSVAVVWSEVTFFNKSPVLSLFAQFLNLAKRNYDYCTIEILSTLIIAYLCYCAYSTVLKIRVLNLYYLAPHHQTNEYSLIFSGMMLCRLTPPMCLNFLGLIHMDSHIIKTHILETHYTQVMGHMDVISIISDGFNVYFPMAILAFCLATYFSIGSRLLSILGFQQFLDDDEFTTDLVDEGRELIKRERRKRQRAEDSMYRRRELQERFNISVGTGSRYRSSRQSTDTVRPLKRDESVESARAGLLHDFDPTEYYIGMTFGGDSYGANRCDMENQGDIESFDPSNARAFSTSTSRVGPPPRGLFDDI; the protein is encoded by the exons ATGGCTCTTGGCTTATTCTTGATAGAGATCATATTCGCGTTCCTGCTTGCTGGAACTCTGCTCTTCAAGTATGGAAACGTCTTTCGGCATCACATTGCGGTcactatctctgtgttaatAGCTTGGTACTTTTCCCTACTAATAATCTTCATACTACCGCTGGACGTTTCTTCG acTGTATTCAGACAATGTGTAGAGCAGAATATACACAACAGCACCAAGGATATCAATGATACAACCTCTGTACCATTTACCACGTGCAAAGAGCCCAGGCCTTATGTACCAGATAATGTATTTCCAAATCTGTGGAGGATAGTTTATTGGACGTCGCAATGCCTGACGTGGTTGATACTTCCATTGATGCAGTCTTATATAAAAGCAGGAGATTTCACCGTACGCGGAAAGTTAAAGTCTGCTTTAATAGATAATGCTATATATTATGGCAGTTACTTGTTTATATGCGGCATACTCTTGATATACATTGCGCTGAAGCCTGGCTTAGATCTCGATGG GCAAAAATTGAAAGCCATAGCATCATCTGCGTCCAATACATggggtttatttttattagttttattactcGGTTATGCTCTTGTAGAGGTACCACGAGGATTATGGAATTCCAGCAAGCCTGGCTATACTTTAAATTATAGCTATTTCAAGGTGGCAAAGTTAAGTCTAGACAAGTGCGAAGCGGAAGAGACAGTAGATGACATACTTGAG TCGCTACAAATTGCAACAATATCCATCGGGCCCGGTCATCCGTTCCATTATAATTTGGAAACGATCTTTCAAAAGATACCCGCCGAATTGAAGGATAGAATGAACAGAAGACAATTACCCGATGACACGCCAACGGATACACCTACTGAAAAATCTCTAATTCGTCTACATAGACAA acTATAAAAGCATTGCAGACTTTGCAGCGCATAGAAACTCAATGGGGCATTTTAGTGGATAAGATATTTGATCTGGAAGACGTAGCAAAGAATCAAATAAGTCATGATAAAAGATTTAAACAGTCTTTTCCTGTGCATCGTCCGCTTCCATTTCGTATTATTTACAATCCTGTTGTCG AATGGTACTGGAAATGTATCGTGaagaattatgttttaaaagtaGCTGCTATTTGCGCCGGCTGCTTATCAGTGGCTGTGGTATGGTCAGAAGTAACGTTCTTCAACAAGTCTCCTGTCTTGTCTTTATTCGCTCAATTTCTGAATTTagcaaaaagaaattatgattATTGTACAATAGAG ATACTGTCCACATTGATCATCGCATACCTTTGCTATTGCGCTTATTCAACCGTCTTGAAGATACGAGTATTAAATCTCTATTATTTGGCACCTCATCATCAAACGAACGAGTATAGTCTGATATTCAGCGGTATGATGCTGTGTCGCTTAACTCCGCCCATGTGTCTCAATTTCCTAGGACTTATTCATATGGATTCCCACATCATCAAAACTCATATCCTGGAAACACATTATACacaa GTTATGGGTCACATGGATGTTATTTCCATAATATCCGATGGATTTAATGTGTACTTTCCTATGGCAATTCTGGCGTTCTGTTTAGCGACATACTTTAGCATAGGTAGTAGATTGCTTTCCATACTAGGCTTTCAGCAATTTCTCGACGATGATGAATTCACGACGGATCTGGTGGACGAAGGAAGAGAACTTATAAAAAGAg agAGACGTAAACGGCAAAGAGCAGAAGATTCTATGTATAGACGACGTGAATTACAAGAGAGATTCAATATTTCGGTGGGTACAGGATCGCGTTACAGATCGTCTCGACAAAGCACAGACACCG TACGACCATTAAAAAGGGACGAATCGGTCGAATCCGCGAGGGCGGGTTTGTTACATGATTTTGATCCCACGGAGTATTACATCGGTATGACGTTCGGTGGAGATAGTTACGGTGCAAATCGATGTGACATGGAAAACCAAGGCGATATCGAGTCGTTCGATCCGAGTAACGCGAGGGCATTCTCTACTAGTACAAGTCGCGTAGGTCCTCCACCCAGAGGACTGTTCGATGATATTTAA
- the LOC105193085 gene encoding BBSome-interacting protein 1: MSEPTDGQVEQCDIVLPRQGLLYQTEELNYILCKPKLIPLKSVTLEKLEKMQRDAEIKLKEMQEAESSLDASA, from the coding sequence ATGTCAGAGCCTACAGATGGCCAGGTGGAACAGTGCGACATAGTCCTGCCGAGACAAGGCCTGCTATATCAAACGGAGGAGTTGAATTACATACTCTGTAAACCAAAATTGATTCCACTAAAATCGGTTACGTTAGAGAAACTCGAAAAGATGCAGAGGGACGCGGAGATCAAACTTAAGGAAATGCAAGAAGCAGAGAGCAGTCTCGATGCAAGCGCATAA